A segment of the Panicum hallii strain FIL2 chromosome 1, PHallii_v3.1, whole genome shotgun sequence genome:
TTCGCAGTATGTTATCGTTCAGGTAATACTTCTGCTTTCAAAAGCAACTGGAACTTATTCCAAGTTACCTTGAATAATCCCAAATTGGCAACCAATGAACACTTTATTTTATTGTTTGTTCTGATTTATTTCTGACAAAGTGATCATTGTTGATTTGCTGCCAGAAGCAACTCGGATTATCTGAATACTGATGACATAAACTGCCAAATAAAAGTAGCATAATTTTCACACAAGATCTATCTCAGAAATGAACCAAATCCCGACTATCCGATGATGCTAAAAGTCTAAATAATTCAGACTATATCCTTGAGCAATCTCCATTTAATATATTCTTTCGCTTTTCATTAATTGGAGTAGCTATCTGTTCATAACGCACTGTCTCCTGATAAATCGATCACAAGGTTCAGTTATAACCTTATACGAGTCCCTTCAGTAACACTGATAACCAGAACCCTTATATGCAACCATAAGCAAACAGTTTTTGTGATCTTGGCCTTACTGATTTCCTGGTAATCAACTCAATAAGATGATAACCAATGAGAATTGCTATAAATATAAGCAAGCTGTTCAGTTAATTGTAGTTCTTTGTTTGATAATTCTGATATCTGCATCCATCTCAATGGAAAACAATTGTGATCCATGTGTTATAGTGTATCCTGATATTACATACTTTATCCAGCATAATAACTCCATATTTCATGGAAGAAGTGAAGTTTTCTGATGAAGAACTTTATTCAAATCAAGATGAATCGTCCATCCTTTCCTACATGCAAAAGATATATCCAGGTATATAGCAAAGCTTTCTTTTGACTGCTACTGCAACTGCTTGCATTGATTTATATGAAAACATACTGTATTACCATATGTTACTAAGATATATCAAGATGAGATATCCATCTTTAGGTACTGAGGTATTCTTATGATTTTAGATGAATGGAAAAACTTTTCGGAACGCCTTGGTTCAAAGGTAACAAATGATGAAATTAGATACTGGGCTTCCTACCGTGGCCAAACACTGAGCCGAACTGGTAATCCAGTGTATCATTCTCATTTGTTGTATTATGATTTAAGAACATGGCTCCCCCGTCTCACTCCTGTTTTTATTGTAAACTATCTAGTTCGGGGAATGATGTACTACAGAAAGGCATTGAGACTACAGGCTTTCTTAGACAGGACAAGTGATCAAGGTGTGTGTAGAAATCTTGTCCTAATGAAATTCAAGGGCGGAAATTTATAACCTAGGACAGTTAGACATGTAAAATTATGGTAGAAGTTCTTGTGTAATCTTCAGCTCTGAGTTTCTTTGGAAACTGTTGTGTTTCCACTAATTCAATTTTACAAAACTTATGCAGAATTGTATAAAGGACCTTTGGCAACTGAGCAAGGAAAAAATAAAAGAACCATCCACCAATCATTATCAGCTGAAATTGAAGCACTTGCAGATATGAAATTTTCATATATCATTTCATGTCAGAAGTTTGGGGAACAGAAAATCAAAGGTGATCCCCATGCTCAAGACATCATAGATCTGATGACCAGGTATGCATTGGAACATATATAATTGTAGAAAAATGATGGTCACTAGAGTTATCCTGACCTTTTTCACTTGTGCCCAATAAAGGTACTCTGCTCTGCGGGTTGCTTATATTGAAGAGAAGGAAGTCATAGAAAATAACGTTCCTCACAAGGTTTATTCCTCTGTGTTAATAAAAGCAGAAAATAATTTGGACCAGGTAATGATCTCATGTTAAGACTAAAAAAGTAGGAAAACTTGTATTGATGGCACCTAAGATTTCTTGAAAGTATCCCTCTCCTATTTTGTCATCATGACTATCTTCATTAGTCATTAAGCATGATAGTCCTCCCCATTAACAGTCTTTCTTGTAAAACATATGGTTCTTTCACTCTAATCCCATGGCATCTGCTGACTTGTTGGTTATATCCATAGGAGATTTACCGTATAAAGCTGCCTGGTCCGGCCATCATTGGAGAAGGGAAGCCTGAAAATCAGAACCATGCCATTATCTTCACTCGTGGAGAAGCTCTACAAGCAATTGATATGAATCAAGTAATGAATTGCACATGCTTCAAATCATGTTCTCTCTTTTGTTTAAAGATTTTATGTTCATGTATGCAACTTGATATCAGGACAACTATCTGGAAGAAGCTTACAAAATGAGGAATGTCCTTCAAGAGTTTGTAATACATCCTAGGGACAAAGCTCCAACCATACTTGGGCTTAGAGAGCATATCTTCACTGGAAGGTCTGTAATATTACAACATATTTCTTTGAAACAGATTTTGTCTCTAGTAGGATAATTATGCTATTATTGTTTGTGCAGTGTTTCATCTCTTGCTGGCTTCATGTCATATCAAGAGACAAGCTTTGTTACAATTGGACAAAGATTTCTTGCTGATCCCCTTAGGTGAAAACATGCTTCTTATTTTATCTTATAATATAGGCAACAATGGTGCAAACTAAATTCTTTTGCTTTAAGTTCTAATTTCTCATGGCATTATGTTCTACATTAGAGGAAAATCTGAATATATTATTGCGGAACCCCAGATACACATAATGTCATTGAAAAATGGCTGATGAGATTATGGCACTTGTTTTCAACGAATGTCACTTTGACAAAGTTGAATGGGGCATGTTCAGGAAGTTACATTTTATAACTCAGCCTAGCTGACCTAGGTTCGAGTCCTCTTGTACTCGAATTTGGGTGTCTATTGTTTCTTATTTAcagttccacctagttcttccTAGGTTGGTTTGTTGTTGTTTTTTTGTGGAACGTTACTTTTGCCCTTCCATTCTTTTAACTTTATCAAGTCGTTTGATGAATGGTTCATGAACTAACCAATGCAACGGATGAGGGATGGTGAATGTGGTTGCTTTTGCTTGGCAGAGCTAAGACCAATCAGGGCTAggaccacccccccccccccacccacccaccaccaccacgcgcgcgcacacacacacactcttcTTTTGTTGTGTTAAATGTTAGGTAGTTATGGCAATTGTTCAAACCTGACAATGGTCACCTGCTGTAATGGAATCATCAACAAAGTAGCAAGATATGATTTGTTTCTGCAAGTTCCTGTATACATGGTTCAGCAGTGGCCTCAAGTGAGGAAGCAATAGTAACACAGGTGTGGCATGACACATATATTGGTGGATAGTACTAAGGCTATATGGTGGCTGTGAGAAGGGAGCACTACAGAAGAGGAGATGGAGGTGGTAGGAGCAATCTATAGTTGCAGAAAAGAAATTAATCGGATATAGTGACATTTTGAGAAGAAAGCTTTGAAATGGACGTGATAGATTCCATTTCCAGGTTGTAAATGGCATTTTCAGCAGTTTAGAGTGCATAGATGACATTTTAAATCTTTTTACCTTTTTTTAATATCTAAATATATTGATTTCTCACATATTAATAGTGTTGGAAACTTTTAGGGGCTGTTTGGTTTCTGGCCTACGGCGCCACACCGCGCCGCACATCCCGCGCAGCAGGTGTGGCGGCCGAATCGGCCGCTGCACCTTAGGCATGGTGCGGCGCCCTAGGCCACAAAGCAAACAGCCCTTTAGTATCAAGGTCCAGATTGATTTCTCCCATCTTGTATTAAACTCCAGCTATAACCCAGCCACTGTAAATAACGGGGTGGGGGTATTGAGGACAACACACAGTTATTCATAAATTTCTACATACATATGATATGCGTATGCAAGAAGCCCATTCTGAAGCCAATTATATAACACAAATGGATATTTTCCTGACTGTAGGGTACGATTTCACTATGGCCATCCAGACATTTTTGACCGGATATTTCATTTAACAAGAGGTGGTGTAAGTAAAGCATCTAAAACTATAAACTTAAGTGAGGATGTATTTGCTGGTAAGTTTAAGTTTTCCTTCTGTTGAAACTGAAATCATCATACTATTTTCTAAAACAATTGCTGCTTTCAAATTATTTTTGCAGGGTATAATTCCATATTGCGTCGTGGAAATATAACTTACAACGAGTACATTCAAGTTGGCAAAGGGCGTGATGTTGGTCTTAATCAGATATCAAAATTTGAAGCTAAAGTGGCAAATGGCAATAGTGAACAAACAATAAGTCGTGATATTCACCGGCTAGGTCGGCGATTTGATTTCTTCAGGATGCTTTCATGCTATTTTACGACAGTGGGATTTTACTTTAACAGCCTAGTATGCTCTCTCACTCCCCCTCCCTCTcgtttccctctccctctctctaaaGTAAAAAATAAATCAACAATGATGTGCAAATGTTAATAAGGTCAATTTTAAAAGTTTAAGGCTGATTTTAAACTTTTACTGAAACAACCTAGTATGCTCTCACTCCCCCTTCCTTTTGtttccccctccctctctctatcTCTAAATTAAAAAAAACCAACAATAATGTGAAAATGTTAGTAAGGTAAATTTTAAAAGTTTAAGGCTTATTATATTAGTCAAAATCTAAAATATTGTCTGGTAGATATCAAACTTATTTTATGTTTGCGATTTATTTTGACTCACTGTTAATTTTCTTAAACCTTTTGGATTCCTGGAGTAGTTTCTTATGTTTTGGCTTGTTTTTAGGAGGCCCTCGGGCAGGGGGCCAAGTTCCTgttataataataataatagacTTAGCATTACCTATCAGTCTAATTGTTTCAGTTGATCCATATGTTGTGCAGATATCAGTTATTGGGGTTTATGTTTTCCTCTATGGGCAGTTATACTTGGTTCTCAGTGGCCTGCAGAGGGCTCTGTTACATGATGCTCAGACTCAGAATATAAAATCCTTGGAAACAGCCCTTGCATCTCAGTCTTTTCTCCAGCTGGGACTTCTTACAGGATTGCCTATGGTGATGGAACTAGGTTTGGAAAAGGGTTTCCGTGCAGCTCTGAGTGATTTTATCCTCATGCAATTGCAGTTGGCTTCAGTTTTCTTCACGTTCTCTCTTGGAACAAAAGCACACTACTATGGCCGTACTATTCTCCATGGGGGTGCTAAATACCGGCCCACAGGGCGTAAATTTGTAGTTTTCCATGCAAGCTTTACAGAAAACTATCAGTTGTATTCCAGGAGTCACTTTGTCAAAGGATTTGAGTTGGTCTTCCTTTTGATAGTCTACCACATCTTTAGGAGATCTTATGTGAGCAGTGTGTTGCACGTGATGATCACATACTCAACGTGGTTTATGGCAGTGACTTGGCTGTTtactccttttctttttaacCCAGCTGGTTTTGCTTGGCACAAAATTGTCGAGGACTGGGCTGACTGGAACAGGTGGATGAGGAATCAAGGGGGCATAGGAGTGCAACCAGAAAAGAGTTGGGAGTCATGGTGGAATGCTGAGAATGCACATCTACGTCACTCAGTGTTGAGTTCTAGAATTCTTGAAGTGCTGCTCTCGCTACGCTTCTTTATATATCAATACGGACTTGTCTACCACCTGAATATATCTCAAGACAACAAGAATTTCCTTGTCTATTTGCTTTCATGGGTTGTAATAATTGCTATTATTGGTTTGGTTAAGGTACCAGCTTCATCTGCAAAAAATTCTCTCTCGTTTCATGCTACTGAGATTCATTATTCTTATGCTGATTCCCTTTCCAACTATAATATTCTTATGTTTATTTGAATCTGCTGCAGCTTGTAAATTGTGCTAGCCGTCGGCTGAGCACGAAGCACCAACTCATCTTCAGGGTCATAAAACTTTTGATATTCCTGATGGTGGTTACTTCCTTAATTCTTCTGTATTGTCTCTGCCAATTATCCATCATGGATTTGATAATCTGTTGTCTCGCTTTCATACCAACTGGTTGGGGTCTTCTCCTTGTAAGTATCAAGTGGCAGCTCACTGTTGATGTTAATATAATTTCCTTTTTGCTGTAGTCCCCCTAACTCCCCGCTTGTCTTGCAGATTGTTCAAGTTCTGAGACCAAAAATAGAGTACTATGCGATATGGGAGCCTATTCAAGTCATAGCTCACGCTTACGACTATGGAATGGGATCTCTGCTCTTCTCCCCAATCGCTGTGCTAGCATGGATGCCTGTTATCTCTGCCATCCAAACTCGGGTTCTTTTCAACAGAGCATTTTCCCGGCAACTACAGATCCAACCTTTTATTGCAGGCAAAACTAAAAGGAGATAGTGTACTGATAGCTTCATATGGATGCACAATGGGGGTGTGAATATGAATATGATCGATTGGTTGGTCCTCGGGACAATAAGTTTGTTGTAATCTAGTAGTGTAAATATTATGCGGTGGGATCCATCATTCTTTGGTCCACGCCTTTGACAGATCTAACGTAGTAACAGGTTGGTTTCAGTTTCTGTTCTGTAACTTACCATACCATTCAGTAACAAGAAACAGCTATACCATTGCTCTTAGACGGGTCATGATGATGCCTATACAGTTACAAAGATACCACTCACCCCGTTTTTAAATGTATGACGTTTAGGACAAGTAAATTAGTTTATTTTGAACTAATCAGTTTATCCTAAATATCATTATTTAGAACAGTGGTAGTATCCATGTGAAATAATACGACTCATCCTACTTGTCCTTAATGTGTGGTGGTGTGGCCAGTACCAATCATACGCCACGCCTTGTACCTATGAATAAGGTTCTTGGagatcaaaaaaaaaaaatagttTGTTCCTGGAATCTATTAGCTAGTCATTATCATTggtttccttttccttttcgtGCATGTTCTCCTGTGCTGTGGCCTGTGAGCAAGTTTGTTCCAGACCAGATGGACATGCATATTTCCTTTTATGATGGCGTTAGGGTTTTTCTCCGGTCTTGTACGATAATATATATGCTGCCAACAGATCCGTCGCGCGCTTCGACTGCTGCCCGTCTCTTGATCGAAGCACATTTTGGACACGCCTCTGGACAGAGAAGAAGTTCAGCGGGCGTGCCCATTTCACAACTGGATGGCCCAAGCATTGCAATGCACAGCATCTATTGCCCATGTCGCACAGTTAATTACAGAGTCGCCGGAGCTGGCCCCAGCCGGATTCAGGAGATGAGCAGCTAGCCGATTTTGCGATCTGTGTCGACACCTCCCCAGCGATGGACCCAAGGAGTATCCTGTTAGCATGATATTAGTTTGCCCATCTCCTAATGTACCCCAGCACTAATCACATACAAAATACCTTGCAATTGCTCTCTGTCATATCAAGGGGCACAAACACCACCAGGATCTAAAAGTGCCCGTCGTCCACAGATAAAATAAAGGGGACGACACGAGCCACCGGTAGATAAAGAAATGAACTGGTCCATGCCATGCTCACCCTCTATCTCTAACCCTCAGCGTAATCCGCGAGGCGATGGGCGATTTAACATCGCGAGAGAGGAGGAGACCCGAGCTGGGGGCCGCGCCGTGCATGTGCCGCCggttggctggctggctggctgctggCAGAAAGAGAGAAGCTCACGGGTACTCTCTTACCACTGCACTGATCTACTCGCATCGGAAAAGAAAACCCTGCAGGGACAGCCGTAGGACAGCGTCAAGGAGATCGATCGACGCGCATTGGGCGGCGAACGCGGCAGTGGCGAGCACAAGCTAGCTAGGGATAGACGGCATGATGAGATGGTAGAAGGATCTATATGATTTGTTTATATATGGTTACATGTGTGTGTGTGCAGTGCAAGGAAGGCACCGTGTGCATATGCATATATGCGAAGAGCACAAAGGGAGAAGGCGGGGATGCGCTGCGAGTAGATAGGTAGAGCTAGCTATAGCTGGTGAACACAGCACACGTTGGCAGGAAGCAAAGCAAAGCGGAGGCCGGTGCATGTGACGCGCATGTGGAGGGATCGGCCCTGTTCGTGGGAATGTCCTACGGCCAGCGGGCACATGGCCATGGGGGGCACCGCATTATTTGAGCCCTGCTGCTGCTTTGAGCCCGCGCGCGCAACTTGCTCCCGACGCCTTCTTGCCATCCTCTCCCACTACTCTAACCACCGCCGGTAACATCTTTTAAATCTTTTAGATGGACCACCACCGGTATCATTTTTTAAAAGAGAAAAATTATGAACCGAACCGGCAACATTTTCGTGAATCTGATAATTTTCGCAAGGAACGGCTCAAGAAACAGGAGCCGTTTGAACTCCTATGCTCCAAATAGATTCTAAACGGCGCGGCGGAATTTGAAGACGGCTGACTTTGATGAAGTCGGAATAGCATATTTTCTCATCACAACTAACAGCTCCACAAGCAGGCAACTAAGCCACACGGCGTCCTTTCGGCCACGTTGGGCAATGCTCTCATGTGCCGCCCCGGCTACACATGCTTCGTGCTCGATCGGGTCCTGGTAGCAGACAGCGCATGACAGGGGAGAAGAATGCAAAGCATCCACCGATCATCATGCCGAGCTGCTGCTCCATGGCATGGCGGTCATTAGTCATACATACTATATACTAGTAGTATCAAACGATGTACTCCAAGAAACTGTTAAGCATAACCACACTATCTAGGGTCGTTTGGCGTTGCCCTTAGCCCGACAGCGACGCTCCATTTCCATCCTTATCTCCCGGGCTAGAATCTCTGGATCTGGGATGAAAATCCATGCCGATTTTGAACTGCTCGCTTGGCAGGTGAGCAGGGGAGAGCCACCagcagctgcggcggcggcggcggcaactaGCAAGTGACCACAGCTCTGGTGCAGCACGTGGTCGAGCTGCTCTGCCACTGCCAGCCAGCTGACGGGCTGAGACCCGGAACCGGAGAAGCCAGTCCCTGCAGCTCTGTGCATGATTAATAAAATTTTTGGTAAaaaaattttagaaaaaaaaagtaCTCCACTGCTGCTACTAGTCTACCTATCAATCTATATTCTACCCTTGTATGCATGCCATTGCCATGCATCTTCCTCCACAGTCTCTCACTTAGCTGTTGCTAGCTGTCTCCTTCCCCCCATCATGTGACCTCCCCTCCGATCCATCCTCACTCACCCTTTTTCTTCTTCCCATCAAAGAGGCAAATAGTCCTAACTAACTTTGCCCTACCTAGACAATTACTGCACCTCTGGATAACTAACCACAGGCTAGCTAGACATCTCAACCATAACACAAGCTCTGATGACCACCTGTCTGTACAAAACCACCAACAGCTCTCACATATTAACAGCAACATTATGTATACATCTTGCTTAAAAAGTTGAAATAAAAGCAATGCTACaaggttttctttttttttgcattGGCAAAGAAGGTGAAATTAGTGCCGTGGGTAGTAGTAGACTGCCCCTAACCACCTAACCTACCATATCTCTTGGATCTTGATATGCATAGCCCCCCTAAACACATGCACGATGCTGCAAGAGACGGCCTCCAAAAGCTACCGGCTTGTAGCATGCACACACTAATGCAACTGCAAATGCAGTGTGATGAGCCCCACCATCAACCATGCATGTGCACTCACACGCCACGATATATACACAGCATATATGCCTCCACCTACACTTGCAACCAGTAACCATATGCATACACGCTATACGCCGTCTCAGCCCACAGCTAGCATTAGCAACGCAGCAGTTCTGTCTAGGAGACTAggggctctctctctctctctctctctctctctctctctctggctcTAGCTAACCAAGGGGTCGTGGTGCCGGTGCCAGGAAGAAGAGCGCGGAGGAAATGGCGCAGCTGCCACCGAGGGCGCCGAGCGCCGCGGCGCAGGACCCCTGGTCGGCGGCGGGCGAGTTCCTCGGGTTCGCCGCGGCCAGGCGCGGCgcgcaccgccgctcggccaGCGACTCGGCCGCGTTCCTCGAGGCCGTGCCCATGGACGACGTcatcggcggcgccggcggcgacgactTCGACCGCCTCGACGACGAGCAGCTCATGTCCATGTTCTCCGACGTCGACGCGCCGGCCGTCTccgacggcgccggcggggaGAGGGCCGGGGACGCGCAGCTGATGGACATGGGGGACGCGGAGGACGGAATGGcggcctcgtcgccggccggcgcgcgcgcggccgcggacgGCGTCGCCGACCCCAAGAGGGTCAAGAGGTTAGTTGCAACTTGCGCACAGTAGTCTGGTAAATTGTTTGTGCTAGTACATTTTTAATAGTGTTCCTTTCATCTACCAAATCTACCGTGGTAAAACAGTAGTTTCTTTATTCGAAGATTAATTTGTGATTGTGATTGTGCCTTCATCATTCTGCTGTTCATCCCTTAGACTAACATTTCGAATTGCAAATTACCAACGCATAGAGCAGTAATAATTCAGTCAACCTTGAAGCTCTACAGAAAAGAGAGAGACATCAAAATTCTGGCGCTTCAAATCTGCCCACGACATTATGCATTTTAATTTTCTTAGCAAAATTCTGGCACACTCTTTCAAGTTTCAAGAAGGAACAAACACATTCGTTTTCTTCGTTGTCAATCTTTGTTTACTGAGATATGTTTTCTTTGTTCCTTGGGTGATTTTGTTTCAGGATATTGGCAAACAGGCAGTCAGCTCAGAGGTCACGAGTCAGGAAGCTGCAGTACATCTCGGAGCTTGAACGCAGTGTCACCAGTCTCCAGGTGACCACTTTGAAAACTACTCCATCCGACGCTTAGTTATAGATGATTTGCCTAATTCAGTGGATGTCTGTTTTGCTAATTCAACTCTGCCATCAGTTACTATTCATCTAAAGTAGTATTCACTGAGCCATTTTGAGATCCATTTGTTTGATCGATTCGCCGTTGCTGTAGATGGAGGTGTCAGCACTGTCCCCTCGCGTGGCCTTCCTCGATCACCAGCGGTCGCTACTCACCGTCGGCAACAGCCATCTCAAGCAAAGAATTGCGGCGCTCGCCCAAGACAAGATCTTCAAAGATGGTATCAGATCCTTTGTTCAGTTTGGCTCGAATTTATTTGGTTTCCAGCATACTAGTTCCACTAGATTTGAACTGATATCAAATATGCAATGTAATGCAGCTCATCAAgaggcactgaagaaggagaTCGAGCGGCTACGCCAACTGTTCCACCAGCAGCAGATCAAGGCCACCACCGGCGGTGCCAACATCGCCACTGCCGCCTCGATGCAGGCCAGGCAAGAGCTGCTCGCATGCGAGGGCGCCGCCATTCGATAGCAGAAATGATTGTCGATCGGCGCAACGTGCGCCAACTTGTGCTGAGTTTTTTTGAGGGGCAGTTCATCGTGTGGAAAGACACACCTGTTAGTAGTTTAAAAATTTGTGCAGTCTGATATGTTGGCTTTGTTTGTTACTCCTTGATTTGTATGTGATGTAATTTGCTCATCTTAGCTAAAAATTGGGCTGGGATGGGGAATCTTTGTGAATGTATTGTTTGGACGGCCTCACATTTGTGTTGGTAAAGATTTTCCAA
Coding sequences within it:
- the LOC112903184 gene encoding basic leucine zipper 19-like yields the protein MAQLPPRAPSAAAQDPWSAAGEFLGFAAARRGAHRRSASDSAAFLEAVPMDDVIGGAGGDDFDRLDDEQLMSMFSDVDAPAVSDGAGGERAGDAQLMDMGDAEDGMAASSPAGARAAADGVADPKRVKRILANRQSAQRSRVRKLQYISELERSVTSLQMEVSALSPRVAFLDHQRSLLTVGNSHLKQRIAALAQDKIFKDAHQEALKKEIERLRQLFHQQQIKATTGGANIATAASMQARQELLACEGAAIR